In one Oryza glaberrima chromosome 2, OglaRS2, whole genome shotgun sequence genomic region, the following are encoded:
- the LOC127761718 gene encoding uncharacterized protein LOC127761718 → MGNCQAAEAAAVVIQHPGGRVERLCWSTSAAEVMRANPGHYIALVTLRVAEERQDGDGGARRTVRLTRVKLLKPKETLLLGHAYRLITTHEVTKAVQARKEEKVRKAQQQLEESRQKLQSKARAAASAAAEADEAAEENDNDSDNFDDEAALDASLDQLARQDSNRSSSARHRQWRPSLHSIDETTGS, encoded by the exons ATGGGGAATTgccaggcggcggaggcggcggcggtggtgatccAGCACCCGGGCGGGCGCGTGGAGCGGCTGTGCTGGTCGACCAGCGCCGCGGAGGTGATGCGCGCCAACCCGGGGCACTACATCGCGCTCGTCACGCTCCGCGTCGCCGAGGAGCGccaggacggcgacggcggcgcgcgccgcacCGTGCGCCTCACCCGCGTCAAGCTCCTCAAGCCCAAGGAGACCCTCCTCCTCGGCCACGCCTACCGCCTCATCACCACCCACG AGGTGACCAAGGCGGTGCAggcgaggaaggaggagaaggtgaggaaggcgcagcagcagctggaggAGTCGAGGCAGAAGCTGCAGAGCAAggcacgcgccgccgcttcggcggcggcggaggcggatgaGGCCGCGGAGGAGAACGACAACGACAGCGACAACttcgacgacgaggcggcgttGGATGCGAGTCTTGATCAG TTGGCGCGTCAGGACAGCAACCGGAGCTCCAGCGCGCGGCACCGGCAATGGCGGCCTTCGCTGCACAGCATCGACGAAACGACGGGGAGCTGA